AAATTCTTTGCAGGGATCTTATGTTGGCTGGTACCCAACAATCAGTTGAACTCAAATTAGCCTTGGATCAGGAGCagcaaaaatccaaaaaacttGAAGAGTCCATGAGAAAACTAGATGAAGAAATGAGACGCACCGATGAGTTGCTATATCAGATGATACCTAAACAAGTGGCCGATCGTCTGAGAAGAGGTGAAAATCCCATAGATACCTGCGAAGTAAGTTCCTGTAGGCTTCACAAGAACTCCCAGTAACTTTTTTTCATACCCTACTTGTAGATGTTTGATTGTGTTTCCATATTATTTTCGGATGTTGTTACCTTTACGGAAATCTGCAGCCGCATTACACCCATGGAAGTTGTGTCTATGCTTAATGCCATGTATTCCATATTTGATACTCTCACCGAGCGCAATACCGTTTACAAAGTGGAGACAATAGGCGATGCCTATATGGTGGTGGCCGGTGCCCCTGAGAAGGATCCCAATCATGCCGAGAAGGTATGCGATATGGCCTTAGATATGGTGGATGCCATTAAAGATTTGAAAGATCCTTCAACGGGTCAACATTTACGTATACGAGTTGGAGTACACTCAGGTGCTGTGGTGGCAGGTATTGTGGGTCTGAAAATGCCCCGCTATTGTCTGTTTGGAGATTCAGTCAACACAGCCTCTCGCATGGAATCCACCAGTGCTGCCATGAAGGTACATGTTTCCGAGTCTACCAAAGAGTTCCTCGGTCCCAATTATCGTATGACCGAAAGAGGAGAAATCGAGGTGAAAGGTAAGGGTACCATGAAAACCTATTGGTTGGATGAGCGAGAAAATCGCAAGCCTCTGCAGCTGTCACCGGCACAATTGCTGCCGGTATCGGCCTTTGTTCCACCGCCCACAACACCGGCTATGATAAAACCTCTATCGGCTAAGGCCATTATGCCAGCTCCTAGTGCTATGTCCACCACCAAGGAGCGTCCTGTAGTGTCTGTTACGGCAGCCAAAGTTCCTAGTCCCGTGGGAGAAGCGGATGCCAGCGGTGGAGAAGATCGTAGTCGTATTTATTCCCCCGTAACCTTCAAAGATGTGGCTCGCCGCAGCATAGCCAATTCACCGGTGCGTAGTCTTTATGGCAGCGCTTCGGGGGGCTCTGGAGAAAAAGGCCGCGAATCTCGTTCTAATTCTACGGGCCATGTCTTTATGCGCTCTCCTAGCGATGTATTCGGCTCCTTGATCCTAGACACTGAAGAGTTTTTGGAAGACTTACAAATGTCTCGCAGCTCATTGGCCAACAGTTCGCAATGTCCCTGCAGTCCTATACCACCATTTCGCATAGGCAGTGCCCCTCCCAAGCCACGTCCCAGTAATCCTGATCAATTTACTCCCGAAGAATTGGCTGCCATGGAACAGGCCACACCACCCTCAACAGCACCGGCAAGAGAAACCTATCATATGAAAAATTCTTCTTCGACTTCCAGTTTAGCTGCAGATAAACCAATTAAAGTTAGGTAAGTTGGTACCTCTATGAGATTtggaattttgatttatttttgtaaaaataggtTTGATATATGAAAACATATGATAGGGGAGAAGATGTTTGAAGAGCAGAacaggtattttttttttttttttgtttaaaagttttAAGTTTATGCATGCTTTCTTTTGTTCTTACTGACAATGTTAAGATTCTTGTAAAAGTTTGGATAAAACAAAGCCTTACCAAATGCTTGAATTAAGTAGCTCTTTAACTTATTAACTTGccttgttacttttagcttaaaCATCCTCGTTACTCTTCTCTTTGGGACTTTAATGGAATTAACCACCATGTGGTAGAATCGTTTTAAAACTCttagaaacaaattttaattcttACTGTcgtctatatataatttaattcttGTATTGTCTGTATGACAATCTGCTTGAAAGTCGATCTGTCTGGAAGTCGAGCTGTTTGAAAGTCCATCAGTCTGAAAGTCGATCTGTCTAATAGTCATTCTAGCGGCATTTTCTTCTCTCTTTACTTCCCGCTATCTGCACTTCTTCTGTCCGTACTTCCTGCTGTCCAAGCTTCCCGTTGCATATACTTTCTTCTGTCCGTACTTCCTACTGTTCATAATTCCTTTTTTCCGAACTTCCTTCCATCGGTACTTCCATCTGTCCCTACTTCCTTCTATATTTTCTTCCTTCTTTCCGCACTTCCTTCTGTCAGTACTTTCTTCTATAAGTACTTCCTTCAGCCCGCACTTCCTTCCATCCGTACATTCTTCCGTCCACATTCCTACTGTTCATACTTTCTTCTGCCAatacttccgtctgtccgtacttCCTTTTATATGTACTTCCTTTTATATTTACTTCCTTCTAGATGTAATTCCTTCTTTCCGTACTTCCTTCGGTCTCTACCTCCATCGGTCCGTACATCCTTCTGTCAGTACTTCCTTCTGCCAGCACTTATTCAGCCCGCGCTTCCTTCTGCCCGTACATTCTTCCGTCCGCATTGCAACTGTTCATACTTCCATCTGTCATTACTTCTTTCTGTCCGTACTTCCTTCAATATGTACTTCCTTCTGTCCGTACTTGCTTCTGTCCGTACTTGCTTCTGTCCGTACTTCCTTCGGTGTGTACTTCCTTCTGTCGgtacttccgtctgtccgtacttCCATCTATCGGTACTTCCTCCTGCCAGTACTTCCTCCAGCCCGCAATTCCTTCTGCCCGTACATTCTTCTTTCCGCATTCCTACTGTTCATACTTCCATCTATCAATACTTCCTTCTGTTAATACTTCCATCTGTCCGTACTCCCTTCTATATGTACTTCCTTCTGTCAGTACTTCCATCTGCCAGTACTTCTTTCAGCCCGCACTTCCTTCTGTCCGTGCATTCTTCCGTCCGCAATCCTACTGTTTATACTTCCTTCTGTCAGTACTTGCTTCTGTCCGTACTTCCTTCTTTCTGTACTTCTATCGGTCCCTACTTCCATCGGTCCGTATTTCCTTCTGTCAGTACTTCTTCCTGCCAGTACTTCCTTCAGCCCGCACTTCGTTCTGCCCTACATTCTTCTGTCCGCATTCGTACTGTCCATACTTTCGTCTGTCAATACTTCCTTTTGTCCCTACTTCCTTCTATATGTACTTCTGTCCGTTATTCCTGCTATCCCTACTTTAAATGTCCGTAATTCCTGCTGTCCCACCTTCTATATGTACTTCTGTCCGTTATTCCTGCTTTCCctactttttaattttcttagttTCAGCCGTCCGATCTTCCTGTTGTCCGTACTTCCTTCTGTTCGTGCTTCTATCGTTCCTTCTGTCCGCATTCCTGCTATCCCCACTTTTTAATTTCCGTAGTTTCAGCCGTCCGATCTTCCTGTTGTCCGTACTTCCTTCTGTTCGTGCTTCTATCGTTCCTTCTGTCCGCATTCCTGCTATCCCCACTTTTAAATGTCCATAGTTTCTGCTGTCCGATCTTCTTGTTGCCCGTACTTCCTTCTGTCCATACTTCCTCCCAACTGTACTTCTTTTGCCCGTACGTTCGTATTTCTTCGTTCCGTCCTTcgttttgtcccaaattttcatttgtgagTAAAATCTTCTAGTCATACGACGCCTCTCAACCCTGTCTCTACGTCTGGCCGGCCATTTGTCCTCCTTTCCTTCCTTCCGTTACTTGGAATGTTGTAAATTATAACTTTAAACGCAAATATATCCACAGTGAGCACACATTCGACTTAATTATTGATAGTTGTCAAACACTCCTACCTTCAATAATCGTTATTAATCAATACGTTATTTTATCCAAATGTATATCTCTTAACCACCTGATGTATATCTCTTAACTTTGGGCCACCTTCGTATTTAAACAACTCGTCCGGCAAACCGTCGActtctgctgccttattgtgCAACAGCTGAGCTATATCCTTAACAA
This Stomoxys calcitrans chromosome 2, idStoCalc2.1, whole genome shotgun sequence DNA region includes the following protein-coding sequences:
- the LOC106090734 gene encoding soluble guanylate cyclase 88E isoform X3; amino-acid sequence: MYGLLLENLSEYIKSVYGEEKWEDIRRQAGVDSPSFSVHQVYPENLLNKLAKKAQTVLGVSEREFMDQMGVYFVSFVGQYGYDRVLSVLGRHMRDFLNGLDNLHEYLKFSYPRMRAPSFICENETKQGLTLHYRSKRRGFVYYTMGQIREVARYFYHKEMHIELVREEILFDTVHVTFQLTFDNRAFTLASLAMTREEKHLPISAHVLFEIFPFCIVFGADMVVRSIGNSLMVILPELLGKKITAWFDLVRPLIAFKFQTILNRTNNIFELVTVDPVTDRQESQKTGEVVVHEDGSEPEKSLRLKGQMVYMDNWRMIMFLGTPVMPDLNSLITTGLYINDLSMHDFSRDLMLAGTQQSVELKLALDQEQQKSKKLEESMRKLDEEMRRTDELLYQMIPKQVADRLRRGENPIDTCEMFDCVSILFSDVVTFTEICSRITPMEVVSMLNAMYSIFDTLTERNTVYKVETIGDAYMVVAGAPEKDPNHAEKVCDMALDMVDAIKDLKDPSTGQHLRIRVGVHSGAVVAGIVGLKMPRYCLFGDSVNTASRMESTSAAMKVHVSESTKEFLGPNYRMTERGEIEVKGKGTMKTYWLDERENRKPLQLSPAQLLPVSAFVPPPTTPAMIKPLSAKAIMPAPSAMSTTKERPVVSVTAAKVPSPVGEADASGGEDRSRIYSPVTFKDVARRSIANSPVRSLYGSASGGSGEKGRESRSNSTGHVFMRSPSDVFGSLILDTEEFLEDLQMSRSSLANSSQCPCSPIPPFRIGSAPPKPRPSNPDQFTPEELAAMEQATPPSTAPARETYHMKNSSSTSSLAADKPIKVRFDI